A single window of Balaenoptera ricei isolate mBalRic1 chromosome 15, mBalRic1.hap2, whole genome shotgun sequence DNA harbors:
- the SBDS gene encoding ribosome maturation protein SBDS, translating into MSIFTPTNQIRLTNVAVVRMKRAGKRFEIACYKNKVVGWRSGVEKDLDEVLQTHSVFVNVSKGQVARKEDLISAFGTDDQTEICKQILTKGEVQVSDKERHTQLEQMFRDIATIVADKCVNPETKRPYTVILIERAMKDIHYSVKPNKSTKQQALEVIKQLKEKMKIERAHMRLRFIVPVNEGKKLKEKLKPLIKVIESEDYGQQLDIVCLIDPGCFREIDELVKKETKGKGSLEVLNLKDVEEGDEKLE; encoded by the exons ATGTCGATCTTCACCCCCACCAACCAGATCCGCCTGACCAATGTGGCCGTAGTACGAATGAAGCGAGCCGGGAAGCGCTTCGAAATCGCCTGCTACAAAAACAAAGTCGTAGGCTGGCGGAGCGGCGT GGAAAAAGACCTTGATGAAGTTCTGCAGACCCACTCAGTGTTTGTAAATGTCTCTAAAGGTCAGGTTGCAAGGAAGGAAGATCTCATCAGTGCGTTTGGAACAGATGACCAGACTGAAATCTGTAAGCAG ATTTTGACTAAAGGAGAGGTTCAAGTGTCAGATAAAGAACGGCACACACAGCTGGAGCAGATGTTTAGGGACATTGCAACTATTGTGGCCGACAAATGTGTGAACCCTGAAACAAAGAGACCATACACCGTTATCCTAATTGAGAGAGCCATGAAGGACATCCACTATTCCGTCAAACCCAACAAGAGTACAAAACAGCAG GCTTTGGAAGTGATAAAGCagttaaaggagaaaatgaagataGAACGTGCTCACATGAGACTTCGGTTCATTGTTCCAGTGAATGAAGGGAAGAAGCTGAAAGAAAAACTCAAGCCACTCATCAAGGTTATAGAAAGTGAAGACTATGGTCAACAGTTAGATATT GTGTGTCTCATCGACCCCGGCTGCTTCCGAGAAATCGATGAGCTCGTaaaaaaggagacaaaaggcaAAGGCTCTTTGGAAGTACTCAATTTGAAAGACGTGgaagaaggagatgagaaattggaGTGA